One genomic region from Diabrotica undecimpunctata isolate CICGRU chromosome 9, icDiaUnde3, whole genome shotgun sequence encodes:
- the LOC140450770 gene encoding uncharacterized protein: MIPTINKDLKRQLITKRKNIQSKLRQLKRGQIIQEDLFNPIIKHLKNIETKLSKNSSPENETKNYEPLRYIKNDDGDEETDFETSEIKQSILDNIEVDDIKGQIKNDSENRFENTANQTRANYWDDYNPLPRKYIRSSGGRGLHLKKEYFSGDSKDSECDEIDLYELQQRLNKAETLLDDFNTAQSTIEAEDKNYDANCDAHSREREKFENDYYKIIAATKKLTNSFMNTNKFDNNDSTSSSESNFSNIRLPQLSLPTFDGSFDQWLFFRDSFTSIIHENSSMSKLLKDRFEDKQFLIKNHIKALFDLPTLTKESYYGLTSIRDGIEKNLNALEVLQRPTEHWDDLIIYLVTNKFDNTTKRAWESRTDARNIPTLQHLLSFLEERCRILSSITQHQDDTASKQPHRQTRSFVSTTTTNCTLCNASHSLYTCDKFLKLTPLEKLNTAKRLRLCINCLGTNHVTRNCKSSGSRKCGKIHHTLLHFQNNDKEQIQATQSTSKNNTGSIPSTPNEIVSLTSSISSPPQTLLSTACITVFDNFHNPHQCRVLLDSGSQINFISEKLSNILQLPKTQIDTSISGINQLQTKVTYSISLLFKFNIKNFQRRITCVVLTRITDNLPSLPISTDKLRIPENISLDDSEFNKPAPIDLLIGADIFWDLISIGQIKLGRNLPILQKTKLGWLISGPIHTKTNTYTSLHCFVTNNLDTQLSKFWEIEEYPKTEFLSDEENYCEQHFKENVTQDADGRFIITIPLKKSISELGDSRTAATNRFFTLEHKLLKNNDMRLQYHQFIKEYIDLGHMSLAEDQDDKNGFFLPHHCVLKAESTTTQLRVVFDGSAKSSTGVSLNDLMMVGPNVQDNLFYILLRFRKHNYVLSADVAKMYRQVLVQESQRNLQKILWRFNANDSILVYTLNTVTYGLASASFLAIRSLQEVAHRNMNSFPKISNIILHDFYVDDLLTGAETVNEIIQIKEQITSLLLRHGFPLRKWISNDPASLSNSNQTPLHICEGDQTKTLGLLWNPNVDCLQYSISGLTPPFRITKRQILSSTAQIFDPLGLLSPVTVTAKIILQELWKLKISWDETVPADLYTTWSKYHSQLQLLNSIKIPRQVSCPNPTSVELHGFCDASQHAYGASIYIRCCDTLGNFTSNLYCAKTRVAPLKTLTIPRLELSGAVLLAQLVSKVTSSCEFDFQNIYYWIDSTICLSWVNSSPHILKTFVANRVATIQQLSNVTSWCYVNTKDNPADLLTRGMTPSNLASSNFWFHGPSWLIQTESQWPTNNTQQSSMILTENLPEVRNTNFSLINIVNIFDTYIIELINKHSSFFKLQRIFAYVLRYMNNLRIHEISSRQLGPLTVVEQHQALFFLIRAVQRYHLSEEYHQLSSSKPLNRRSKLLSLHPFFDTTHNVNPKPESHLMGNLPASRVTPSRPFSITGLDYGGPFLLRDRKGRNFKTTRAYISLFVCFATKAVHLELVSDLTTECFLACLRRFTSRRGKCNEIHSDNATTFVGANNELNKFLSCNANSIANGLSQDGIQWKFIPPKSPHFGGIWEAGIKSTKQHLKRVLGNASLTFEEYNTVLCQIEACLNSRPLCPLSHDPNDLTPLTPAHFLIGDNLMAPPDRQLHDVAENRLSRWSKEYVSSLQARLKWKKNFPQLINVGAMVLIKEDGVPPLKWKLGRISKLHIGDDQVIRAVTLKTATSELKRAVTKICVLPN, from the exons ATGATACCTACAATAAATAAGGATTTGAAGAGACAACTTATAACTAAACGAAAAAACATCCAAAGTAAATTGAGACAACTAAAACGAGGACAAATAATTCAAGAAGATTTATTTAATCCAATTATAAAGCACTTGAAAAATATTGAGACCAAGTTGAGTAAGAATTCAAGTccagaaaatgaaacaaaaaactaTGAACCTTTAAGGTACATTAaaaatgatgatggtgatgagGAAACTGACTTTGAAACAAGTGAAATAAAACAATCTATATTAGACAACATTGAAGTGGATGATATAAAAGGACAGATTAAAAATGATTctgaaaatcgatttgaaaatacTGCTAACCAGACGCGTGCAAATTACTGGGATGACTATAATCCATTACCTAGGAAATATATTCGTTCATCTGGAGGAAGAGGGTTACATctcaaaaaagaatatttttcagGAGA TTCTAAAGATTCGGAATGTGATGAAATCGATTTATACGAACTACAACAGCGATTAAATAAAGCTGAAACACTGCTAGACGATTTCAACACAGCTCAATCAACTATTGAAGCAGAAGATAAGAACTATGATGCTAATTGTGATGCTCATTCTCGCGAGAGAGAGAAATTTGAAAACGATTATTACAAAATCATTGCAGCCACCAAAAAACTAACGAATTCCTTCATGAACACAAATAAATTTGATAATAATGATAGTACTAGCTCTTCAGAAAGTAACTTCTCAAACATTCGCTTGCCTCAGTTATCCCTTCCTACTTTTGACGGGTCCTTTGATCAGTGGCTTTTCTTTAGAGATAGTTTCACATCCATTATACACGAAAATTCGTCTATGTCTAAA CTACTTAAAGATCGATTTGAAGACAAACAATTTCTTATTAAAAATCACATTAAGGCTCTTTTTGATTTACCCACTCTAACAAAAGAATCTTATTACGGCTTAACATCAATTCGCGACGGAATCGAGAAGAACTTGAACGCATTAGAAGTGCTACAACGGCCTACTGAACATTGGGATGATTTAATCATATACCTTGTCACTAATAAATTCGATAACACTACTAAACGAGCTTGGGAATCGCGCACTGATGCTAGAAACATCCCAACCTTACAACATTTACTTTCTTTCCTGGAAGAGCGCTGTCGTATTCTATCCTCAATAACTCAACATCAGGACGACACTGCATCGAAACAGCCACATAGGCAAACACGATCATTTGTTTCTACCACTACAACCAATTGTACTTTATGCAATGCAAGTCACAGTTTGTACACCTGTGACAAATTTTTGAAACTAACACCTCTTGAAAAATTAAATACTGCGAAACGTTTGAGATTATGTATCAACTGCCTAGGTACTAATCATGTAACACGAAACTGCAAATCTTCTGGTAGCAGAAAATGTGGGAAAATACACCACACTTTACTTCACTTTCAGAATAATGACAAGGAGCAGATCCAAGCTACACAGAGCACTTCAAAAAACAACACTGGATCTATTCCTAGCACACCGAATGAGATTGTCAGCTTGACAAGTAGTATTTCCTCACCACCTCAGACACTCCTTTCAACTGCTTGTATTACGGTGTTTGACAACTTCCACAATCCACATCAGTGTAGAGTGCTTCTTGATAGTGGAAGCCAAATAAACTTCATTTCTGAGAAACTTTCCAATATTCTACAATTGCCTAAAACTCAAATTGATACTTCCATATCCGGAATAAATCAACTGCAAACTAAGGTTACATACTCCATTTCTTTACTTTTCAAATTCAACATTAAGAATTTTCAAAGACGTATAACTTGTGTTGTCTTAACTCGCATTACAGATAACTTGCCTTCCTTGCCAATTAGTACTGACAAACTACGCATTCCAGAAAATATTTCTTTGGATGATTCTGAGTTTAACAAACCTGCTCCTATTGACTTACTGATAGGAGCAGATATATTCTGGGATCTAATAAGCATAGGGCAAATTAAACTGGGTCGTAATCTACCCATCCTACAAAAAACCAAGTTAGGTTGGCTAATATCTGGACCTATACACACCAAAACCAACACATATACAAGTTTACACTGTTTTGTAACAAACAACTTGGATACACAACTTTCCAAATTTTGGGAAATAGAAGAATATCCAAAAACTGAATTTCTTTCTGACGAAGAAAACTACTGTGAACAACATTTCAAAGAAAATGTAACTCAAGACGCAGATGGACGTTTTATCATCACAATTCCACTCAAAAAATCAATTTCTGAACTTGGAGATTCCAGAACTGCAGCAACTAACAGATTTTTTACATTGGAGCATAAATTGCTTAAAAACAATGATATGCGGTTACAATACCATCAATTCATTAAGGAATACATTGATCTTGGGCACATGTCTTTGGCTGAAGATCAAGATGACAAAAACGGTTTCTTTCTTCCACATCATTGTGTGCTTAAGGCTGAATCTACTACTACACAACTTCGTGTCGTTTTTGATGGTTCAGCTAAAAGTTCGACCGGTGTTTCACTTAACGACCTTATGATGGTCGGTCCAAACGTACAAGACAacttattttacatattattgcGCTTTAGAAAACACAACTACGTCTTGAGCGCGGACGTAGCAAAAATGTATCGTCAGGTACTGGTACAAGAATCTCAACGCAACCTTCAAAAGATTCTATGGCGTTTTAACGCTAATGATAGCATTCTAGTATACACCTTAAACACTGTGACATACGGATTAGCTTCTGCCTCGTTTCTTGCCATTAGATCACTTCAAGAAGTCGCTCATAGAAACATGAATAGTTTTCCTAAAATCTCTAATATCATTTTACACGATTTTTATGTTGACGATCTCCTAACAGGTGCAGAAACTGTAAATGAAATcatacaaattaaagaacaaatcaCTAGTCTACTTCTACGTCACGGATTTCCATTGAGAAAATGGATCTCAAATGATCCAGCCTCATTGTCCAATTCCAACCAAACCCCTTTGCACATTTGTGAAGGTGACCAAACCAAAACACTTGGTTTACTTTGGAATCCTAACGTCGATTGCCTACAATACTCGATCAGTGGATTAACTCCTCCTTTCAGAATTACAAAAAGACAAATCTTGTCATCAACTGCACAGATTTTCGACCCTCTTGGACTTCTATCACCAGTCACTGTCACTGCTAAAATCATACTCCAAGAGCTTTGGAAGCTCAAAATATCATGGGATGAAACTGTACCTGCTGACTTATACACGACTTGGTCTAAATATCATTCTCAATTACAATTACTCAACTCTATTAAAATACCACGACAAGTGTCTTGTCCAAACCCAACCTCAGTGGAACTGCACGGGTTCTGCGATGCTTCGCAGCACGCCTACGGTGCATCAATATACATACGTTGCTGTGATACATTGGGAAATTTTACTTCCAACTTGTACTGTGCCAAAACACGGGTCGCTCCCCTCAAAACTTTAACTATTCCACGATTGGAGCTTTCTGGCGCTGTTTTACTGGCACAACTTGTTAGCAAAGTAACTTCTTCTTGTGAGTTTGATTTCCAAAACATTTACTACTGGATTGATTCCACAATATGTCTATCATGGGTCAATTCATCCCCACATATATTGAAGACCTTTGTCGCTAACAGAGTGGCAACCATTCAGCAACTGTCGAATGTCACTTCATGGTGTTATGTAAATACTAAGGACAATCCTGCAGATTTACTGACACGTGGTATGACACCTTCTAACTTAGCTTCCTCAAATTTTTGGTTTCATGGACCTTCTTGGTTGATTCAAACTGAATCTCAATGGCCAACTAACAATACTCAACAATCTTCTATGATTCTTACTGAAAACCTTCCTGAAGTTCGAAACACGAACTTTTCTCTTATCAACATTGTCAACATATTCGACACTTACATTATTGAGTTGATCAACAAACATTCTTCATTCTTTAAATTACAGCGTATATTCGCTTATGTTTTAAGATATATGAACAATCTTAGAATTCATGAGATCTCCTCTAGACAGCTTGGTCCTCTAACGGTCGTTGAACAGCATCAAGCGCTTTTCTTTTTGATTCGTGCGGTACAGCGTTACCATTTATCTGAAGAATATCACCAGTTATCTTCTTCTAAACCTCTTAATCGAAGGAGTAAATTATTATCCCTACATCCCTTCTTCGACACCACACACAAT GTAAACCCCAAACCTGAATCACACCTCATGGGAAATCTTCCTGCTTCTCGCGTCACTCCTTCTAGGCCTTTCTCGATAACTGGTTTAGACTATGGTGGCCCATTCCTACTACGTGATCGTAAGGGTAGAAATTTCAAAACAACTAGAGCTTACATTTCACTTTTCGTGTGCTTCGCCACAAAGGCTGTACACTTAGAGTTAGTCAGTGATCTCACAACTGAGTGCTTCCTGGCATGTCTACGTCGTTTCACTTCGAGACGTGGTAAATGCAATGAAATACATTCTGACAATGCGACTACATTCGTAGGAGCTAACAACGAATTAAACAAATTTCTTTCTTGTAACGCGAATAGCATCGCAAATGGTTTATCACAAGATGGTATTCAGTGGAAGTTTATACCTCCCAAATCTCCTCACTTCGGGGGCATTTGGGAGGCTGGAATTAAATCTACAAAACAACATTTAAAAAGGGTACTGGGCAATGCTTCATTAACTTTTGAAGAATATAATACAGTATTGTGTCAGATAGAAGCCTGCCTCAATTCCCGTCCTCTTTGTCCTCTTTCACACGATCCCAATGATCTAACTCCTCTCACACCCGCACACTTTCTGATTGGAGACAACCTGATGGCGCCACCCGATCGCCAGTTACATGATGTGGCTGAAAACCGACTTTCAAG GTGGTCCAAGGAATATGTATCCTCCTTACAAGCCCGTCTCAAATGGAAGAAAAATTTTCCACAATTAATCAACGTTGGCGCTATGGTCCTCATTAAAGAAGATGGAGTCCCACCACTAAAATGGAAATTAGGACGAATTTCCAAACTACACATTGGCGATGATCAAGTCATTCGTGCCGTCACCCTAAAGACTGCTACCAGTGAATTGAAACGTGCCGTGACCAAAATTTGTGTTTTGCCGAACTAG